A window from Drosophila nasuta strain 15112-1781.00 chromosome 3, ASM2355853v1, whole genome shotgun sequence encodes these proteins:
- the LOC132788295 gene encoding period circadian protein-like, with translation MSGFGTTTTNSSGGGGGGGGASLGGGSNGGSSATATTSNSNSSNLNGGAHTHVASNADAVSSVSNNLNLNTATLTTAPTHAGASFGLGVPGMGMGVGVGVGVGVGVGVGVGGGNSTLNSLVVGNRLMNSTATPAGAVAGDSTLDSGSGSSTGLPYPPGHHGGNYVSASVSGHGTERSFYDYLDMKGGGDQATFLL, from the exons ATGAGCGGCTTTggcaccaccaccaccaacagcagcggaggaggaggtggcggtggtggcgcAAGCCTTGGAGGAGGCAGTAATGGGGGAAGTAGTGCCACCGCaaccaccagcaacagcaatagcagtaATCTTAATGGAGGAGCCCACACACACGTTGCCAGCAATGCGGATGCGGTGAGCAGTGTGAGCAACAATCTGAATCTCAACACGGCCACATTGACAACGGCACCGACGCATGCCGGCGCCAGCTTTGGCCTCGGTGTGCCCGGCATGGGCATGGGCGTGGGTGTGGGCGTTGGTGTCGGGGTGGGCGTGGGCGTTGGTGTGGGCGGCGGCAATTCGACGCTCAACTCGCTGGTCGTCGGCAATCGCCTGATGAACAGCA CAGCAACGCCCGCCGGCGCCGTTGCTGGTGACTCAACGCTGGACAGTGGCAGTGGGAGCAGCACTGGATTGCCATATCCTCCGGGTCATCATGGTGGCAATTATGTGTCAGCGAGTGTCAGCGGACATGGCACTGAGCGTTCCTTCTATGACTATCTGGACATGAAGGGCGGCGGAGATCAAGCGACGTTTTTATTGTAA
- the LOC132788296 gene encoding LOW QUALITY PROTEIN: protein lethal(3)malignant blood neoplasm 1 (The sequence of the model RefSeq protein was modified relative to this genomic sequence to represent the inferred CDS: deleted 1 base in 1 codon) translates to MKQTFLAACCILLAVLCGNSLSATAATVRPYKFGFTIEEQQHRAEQRDELGIVMGEFGFITADGRYHVTVYATDENGKFRIISMKSFPYVAPPGKPSTTVATTTRAPPPKQSFAGPACSGCFLTNNAPAAAATSSPAQPAQRPAQHHKTEIRPLSLPLAPETITDPSKLPLVYQKQAFKLAQLAVSQITEKMNALLQGQAQGGQTQSAVPTTPASQASLPSVSLTKAPVLAVGLPQGPPKGQTPVTQATQAQSSASQTPKTPVDQAQVTSTVKPQVTSTAKPQAISTSTVQSQVLPASQPSVTSTYLAPKIPTEQATVTPASPPLVTAAGQAQVSLADQTSSLPLGLLAPAPARGPVRITSTGEVQGLLPDKPLGVSQAADQTYVDRGVNVALPFQQSIAHSIDAALAESQTHKQIAASPHKQPHAQQHTQQQQAHTTPTQNKLQPGSATPQPLHIQLNPSTFPTNTISKPQEVQKVTIDLSKTQKITPAPTGPKDLQSHSFGTPVNQGIQQQAQIKPTTFDIQQPPKEPKEPKPAYQPLNTHLNPSTFQTHQPPKVIEKVSIDLSQAPKIPPAITGPKDLQSHAFGTPVKVAPVSPKPSQQFQQNVKPQQAQLGNNYNAQPVYQPLNTQLNPSSFQILQPPKEVQKVSIDLAQAPKLTPATTGPKDLQSHVFGTPTFGVKQQDNQKVSQISASSQATYQKPNNSPTVQKPSLNLNVLSAPLVSNNSEQLNKQVFGTPTKPKQTSQQSTHTLLSQLAASKPLTKDNVEKAMKQVVLPLTNKIKQSAQSQHKEKATPTHHATAATPSQFDAAFAAADRLNRVVVDKMQKVALPASQIIPKLVANQKHNTPQKQTAQHKLTTQKHNTLQQTVIPLPAATGNKFVAPHTHATPEHTHAASEIRPISTPAIGAVGNAAASNNGLAQPETNTQNLPANGQSPANSPSLAATATKTGTGSTGSSGKQPALTSTQTGSSQTGEAGDLYKFKYLLDYNGHEETGSRNGDKEGNYFAIGEDSVLRTIEYIANEFGYQPRISWRRLDASEIANLPTENSLKHYEFKWFNKPSE, encoded by the exons atgaaGCAAACTTTTTTGGCAGCTTGTTGTatt CTACTGGCCGTGCTGTGTGGCAACAGTCTGAGCGCAACGGCAGCCACAGTTCGTCCTTATAAATTT GGATTTACCATCGAGGAGCAGCAACATCGCGCAGAGCAACGAG ATGAGCTGGGCATTGTGATGGGCGAATTTGGTTTTATCACCGCCGATGGACGTTACCATGTTACGGTTTATGCCACCGACGAAAATGGCAAATTTCGCATTATTTCCATGAAGAGTTTTCCCTACGTAGCTCCTCCTGGCAAGCCCAGCACAA cTGTCGCTACAACGACGCGTGCTCCGCCGCCAAAGCAAAGCTTTGCTGGACCTGCCTGCTCCGGCTGCTTCCTAACCAATAatgctccagcagcagcagctacttCATCACCTGCTCAGCCAGCTCAGCGTCCAGCTCAGCATCACAAGACTGAGATACGtccgctgtcgctgccgctaGCACCAGAAACGATTACAGATCCAAGTAAGTTGCCCCTTGTCTACCAGAAGCAGGCCTTTAAGCTGGCCCAACTGGCTGTCAGCCAGATCACAGAAAAGATGAACGCTCTGCTTCAGGGCCAAGCTCAAGGAGGTCAGACTCAGAGCGCAGTCCCGACGACCCCAGCTAGCCAAGCCTCACTTCCCAGCGTTTCACTTACTAAGGCGCCAGTTCTGGCCGTGGGTCTACCACAGGGTCCGCCAAAAGGACAGACTCCAGTGACCCAAGCTACCCAAGCTCAGTCCTCAGCTAGCCAGACTCCAAAGACTCCAGTAGACCAAGCTCAAGTGACTTCAACAGTTAAACCTCAAGTGACTTCAACTGCAAAGCCTCAAGCAATTTCAACCTCAACGGTTCAGTCTCAGGTGCTCCCAGCTAGCCAACCTTCAGTAACTTCAACTTACCTCGCTCCAAAAATCCCAACGGAGCAAGCTACAGTGACTCCAGCCAGTCCACCTCTTGTAACTGCAGCTGGCCAGGCTCAAGTGTCTCTAGCTGACCAGACATCCAGTCTACCTCTGGGCTTGTTAGCTCCTGCCCCAGCACGGGGTCCTGTTAGGATAACTTCCACTGGTGAGGTGCAGGGTCTACTGCCTGACAAGCCTTTGGGAGTCTCTCAAGCAGCCGATCAAACCTACGTTGACCGTGGCGTCAATGTGGCGCTGCCTTTCCAGCAGTCCATTGCGCATTCAATTGATGCTGCGCTGGCAGAGagtcaaacacacaaacaaattgcagcCAGTCCGCACAAACAACCACATGCacagcagcacacacaacagcaacaagcacaCACTACACCCACACAAAACAAGTTGCAACCAGGCAGTGCAACTCCTCAGCCTTTGCACATTCAGCTTAATCCCAGCACGTTCCCGACCAACACTATTTCTAAGCCTCAGGAAGTACAAAAGGTTACTATTGATCTGTCTAAGACGCAGAAAATTACGCCTGCGCCAACTGGACCAAAGGATCTGCAGAGTCATAGCTTCGGCACTCCTGTGAATCAAGGAATCCAGCAGCAAGCTCAGATTAAGCCCACCACTTTCGATATCCAGCAGCCACCCAAGGAACCAAAGGAGCCGAAACCGGCTTACCAACCACTGAATACGCACCTCAATCCTAGCACATTCCAAACACATCAGCCACCCAAGGTGATTGAAAAGGTGAGCATTGACTTGTCGCAAGCTCCGAAGATTCCTCCAGCGATAACAGGACCAAAGGATTTACAAAGTCACGCCTTCGGCACTCCTGTTAAAGTGGCTCCTGTCTCACCAAAGCCTTCACAACAATTCCAACAAAACGTCAAGCCTCAGCAGGCTCAACTCGGCAACAATTACAATGCACAACCAGTTTACCAGCCACTGAACACGCAGCTCAACCCCAGCTCTTTCCAGATCTTGCAGCCACCAAAGGAGGTGCAAAAGGTTAGCATTGATCTGGCACAAGCGCCGAAGCTAACTCCAGCGACAACTGGACCAAAGGATCTGCAGAGTCATGTCTTTGGAACGCCAACTTTCGGTGTCAAACAACAGGATAATCAAAAGGTGTCCCAAATTAGTGCAAGTTCCCAGGCAACATACCAGAAACCGAACAATTCGCCGACAGTGCAGAAACCATCCTTGAATCTGAATGTGCTGAGTGCTCCCTTAGTTTCCAACAACAGCGAGCAGCTGAATAAGCAAGTCTTTGGAACACcaacaaagccaaagcagACTTCTCAACAAAGCACACATACGTTACTATCCCAATTAGCGGCTTCTAAACCGCTAACGAAGGATAATGTTGAGAAAGCCATGAAGCAAGTAGTATTGCCCTTGACCAACAAGATCAAACAGAGTGCCCAATCTCAGCACAAAGAGAAGGCGACGCCCACACATCATGCCACAGCTGCAACACCATCGCAATTTGATGCCGCCTTTGCAGCTGCTGATCGCCTGAATAGAGTTGTTGTAGACAAAATGCAGAAAGTGGCGCTTCCAGCTTCTCAAATCATTCCCAAGCTTGTGGCGAatcaaaaacacaacacaccaCAGAAACAAACCGCACAGCACAAACTCACCACACAAAAGCACAACACACTGCAGCAAACTGTTATTCCGCTGCCTGCAGCAACGGGTAACAAATTTGTAGCTCCACACACGCATGCAACAccagaacacacacacgctgccAGCGAGATCCGACCAATAA GCACGCCGGCTATCGGAGCAGTTGGCAACGCGGCTGCTAGCAACAATGGCTTAGCGCAGCCAGAAACCAATACACAAAACTTACCCGCTAATGGTCAGTCTCCTGCCAACTCTCCAAGCttagcagcgacagcaaccaAAACGGGAACCGGTTCGACCGGTTCGTCTGGCAAACAGCCAGCGTTGACTTCAACCCAAACCGGATCGAGCCAAACGGGTGAAGCGGGAGATttgtacaaatttaaatatttattggaCTACAACGGTCATGAGGAAACCGGTAGTAGGAATGGCGACAAAGAAGGAAATTACTTTGCAATCGGCGAGGATTCTGTGCTACGTACCATTGAGTACATTGCCAACGAGTTCGGCTACCAGCCTCGCATAAGCTGGCGTAGATTGGATGCAAGCGAAATCGCTAATTTGCCAACAGAGAATTCCCTGAAGCATTACGAGTTCAAGTGGTTCAACAAGCCATCGGAATAG
- the LOC132790674 gene encoding endocuticle structural glycoprotein ABD-5 → MKFCAVLLSICLLLGISQALPADDAQAETVRLESENNGVDKYSFAYETSNGITRDEEGVLKPGEGDAEGVLAVKGSTSWTAPDGKKYEISFTADETGYHPSFKLVA, encoded by the exons ATGAAgttttgtgctgtgctgcTTTCGATCTGTCTGCTGTTGGGCATTAGTCAAGCATTGCCCGCCGATGATGCACAAGCGGAGACAGTGCGCTTGGAGAGTGAAAACAACGGTGTGGACAAATACTCATTTGC CTATGAAACGAGCAATGGCATAACACGTGACGAGGAAGGTGTTCTCAAGCCAGGCGAAGGTGACGCAGAAGGAGTACTGGCTGTAAAGGGTTCCACCAGCTGGACTGCACCCGATGGCAAGAAATACGAGATTAGTTTCACAGCTGATGAAACAGGCTACCATCCCAGCTTTAAGCTAGTGGCCTAA
- the LOC132791184 gene encoding flexible cuticle protein 12-like, whose translation MLFKTTVFAVCALLFASLINAASVNPDADAQVLRYDADNIGTDGFKYGYETSNGISAQEQGQLKNAGSENEAISVRGQYQYTGPDNVVYSVSYIADENGFQPQGAHLPVAPQ comes from the exons ATGCTGTTCAAAACTACCGTCTTCGCCGTGTGCGCCCTTCTGTTCGCTTCCTTGATCAACGCTGCTTCAGTTAATCCCGATGCCGATGCGCAAGTTCTGCGATATGATGCAGACAACATTGGTACTGATGGATTCAAATATGG ttATGAGACATCCAATGGAATTTCTGCACAAGAGCAGGGTCAACTCAAGAATGCTGGTTCCGAGAATGAGGCCATCAGTGTGAGGGGACAATACCAATATACTGGCCCTGATAATGTTGTGTACTCAGTTTCTTACATCGCTGATGAGAATGGTTTCCAACCACAAGGCGCTCATCTTCCAGTGGCACCTCAATAA
- the LOC132788298 gene encoding uncharacterized protein LOC132788298 — MKFLIVLVALFALAIAAPSDDKTVIVEQSSDVEPNAFKSNLKLSDGTEIESAGQLTNAGTDDEALEVNGRYTYPDPEGKVHTVNYHAGVNGYQPESEDIPIAPTLRDAKSLKMLFKTTVFAVCALLFASLINAAPVSSDGEATVVRNDFDNIGTDGYKYGYETSNGISAQQEGQVVNAGAENESISVRGQFQFTGNDGVVYSVSYVADENGFQPQGAHLPVAPQ; from the exons ATGAAGTTCCTTATCGTCCTAGTCGCACTCTTCGCTCTGGCCATCGCAGCCCCAAGCGATGACAAAACTGTTATTGTGGAGCAGAGTTCGGATGTTGAACCCAACGCATTCAAATCAAA TCTGAAACTGTCCGATGGCACTGAGATTGAGTCAGCTGGTCAACTGACCAACGCAGGAACCGATGATGAAGCTTTGGAAGTTAATGGAAGATACACTTATCCCGACCCTGAAGGCAAGGTTCATACTGTCAACTATCATGCCGGTGTCAACGGTTACCAGCCCGAGAGCGAGGATATTCCCATTGCACCCACA CTTCGTGACGCGAAATCTCTCAAAATGCTGTTCAAAACTACCGTCTTCGCCGTGTGCGCCCTTCTGTTCGCTTCCTTGATCAACGCAGCTCCAGTTAGTTCCGATGGAGAGGCGACAGTTGTGCGAAATGATTTCGACAACATTGGTACTGATGGATACAAATATGG ttATGAGACATCCAACGGCATTTCTGCTCAACAAGAAGGTCAAGTTGTAAACGCTGGTGCCGAGAATGAGAGCATCAGTGTGAGGGGACAATTCCAATTTACAGGCAATGATGGTGTTGTCTACTCAGTTTCTTACGTCGCTGATGAGAATGGTTTCCAACCACAAGGCGCTCATCTTCCAGTGGCACCTCAATAA
- the LOC132790063 gene encoding larval cuticle protein 65Ag1-like, which produces MKYTVAIVAIAFASLAIAVNGAPATAGQQEAQVVRYDSDVQPEGYKFAVETSDGKSHQEEGQLKHVGTDHEAIAVRGFYTYLGDDGQTYTVNYVADENGYQPEGEHLPRAVQ; this is translated from the exons ATGAAGTACACAGTTGCTATTGTCGCCATCGCCTTCGCCAGCTTGGCCATTGCTGTCAATGgagcaccagcaacagctggGCAACAAGAAGCTCAGGTTGTCCGCTACGATTCCGATGTACAGCCCGAGGGCTATAAGTTTGC CGTGGAGACAAGCGATGGCAAATCACATCAGGAGGAGGGTCAACTGAAGCATGTGGGCACCGATCATGAGGCGATTGCAGTGCGTGGCTTCTACACATATTTGGGCGATGATGGCCAGACCTACACCGTCAACTATGTGGCCGATGAAAACGGTTACCAGCCAGAAGGTGAACATCTGCCGCGTGCTGTTCAATAA
- the LOC132791323 gene encoding larval cuticle protein 65Ag1-like, whose protein sequence is MKCAIAIVFAAMLSVILAAPLDDSANAQILRQESDVQPNGYKFSWETTDGQKHDEEGTLTNPGAENESIAVRGSYSFTADDGQVYTVNYIADENGFQPQGAHLPNASN, encoded by the exons atgaAGTGCGCAATTGCTATCGTTTTCGCTGCCATGCTCTCTGTGATCCTTGCTGCCCCATTGGACGACAGTGCCAATGCGCAAATCCTTCGTCAGGAATCCGATGTCCAGCCCAATGGCTACAAGTTCTC GTGGGAGACAACCGATGGCCAGAAGCACGATGAGGAGGGAACTCTGACCAACCCTGGTGCTGAGAACGAATCGATCGCTGTCCGTGGCTCATACTCCTTCACCGCTGATGACGGTCAGGTCTACACTGTCAACTACATTGCCGATGAGAATGGCTTCCAGCCACAGGGTGCCCATTTGCCCAATGCGTCgaactaa
- the LOC132791714 gene encoding larval cuticle protein 65Ag1-like — MKFLIVFVALFALALAAPAEVQNLRLASEVGPESYKFGYENSDGASHDEQGVVKNLGADNEGISVTGSYKFIGDDGVIYEVTYIADENGFQPQGAHLPVAPSV, encoded by the exons ATGAAGTTCCTCATCGTTTTCGTCGCCCTCTTCGCTCTGGCTTTGGCAGCGCCTGCTGAAGTCCAAAACTTGAGATTGGCCTCTGAAGTTGGACCCGAAAGTTACAAATTTGG ttATGAAAACTCTGATGGTGCTTCCCACGATGAACAAGGTGTGGTTAAGAACTTAGGAGCTGATAACGAGGGTATTTCTGTCACAGGATCATACAAATTCATTGGTGACGATGGTGTGATATACGAAGTGACATACATCGCCGATGAGAACGGTTTCCAGCCTCAGGGTGCTCATTTGCCAGTGGCTCCTTcagtttaa
- the LOC132792637 gene encoding larval cuticle protein 65Ag1-like, whose translation MKFLIVFVALFAVALAAPPAPAEVQVLRSESDVGPESFKHALETSDGTNIKAEGELKQVGEEPSLSVRGSYSWLDDEGLSHLVTYIADENGYQPISDDIPVAPVA comes from the exons ATGAAGTTCCTCATTGTCTTCGTTGCTCTTTTCGCCGTGGCTTTGGCTGCCCCACCTGCCCCAGCTGAAGTGCAAGTCCTTCGCTCGGAATCCGATGTTGGACCCGAAAGCTTTAAACATGC TCTAGAAACAAGTGATGGTACCAACATCAAGGCTGAAGGTGAACTTAAGCAAGTTGGAGAGGAGCCATCTCTTTCCGTTAGGGGCAGTTATTCATGGTTGGACGATGAGGGTCTATCTCATTTGGTCACCTACATTGCCGATGAAAATGGATACCAGCCAATTAGTGACGATATTCCCGTTGCCCCCGTTGCTTAA
- the LOC132790393 gene encoding endocuticle structural protein SgAbd-6-like produces MKLIIVAGLIALAAVSCSARPQNDVEVVEYESDNIGIGGYKFSYKLSDGTTRTEEAVLNNAGTENESLSVRGSVSWVAPDGQTYTINFVADENGFQPEGAHIPK; encoded by the exons ATGAAATTG ATAATAGTCGCTGGTTTGATTGCTCTGGCTGCCGTTTCCTGCAGCGCACGGCCTCAGAATGATGTGGAAGTTGTGGAATACGAGTCGGATAACATTGGTATTGGTGGCTACAAGTTCAGCTATAAGCTAAGCGATGGCACCACACGCACCGAGGAGGCGGTCCTCAATAACGCTGGCACCGAGAACGAATCGCTTTCCGTTCGCGGATCCGTCAGCTGGGTGGCACCCGATGGACAGACCTACACCATTAACTTTGTGGCCGACGAGAATGGATTCCAGCCCGAGGGTGCGCATATACCCAAGTAG
- the LOC132790394 gene encoding larval cuticle protein 65Ag1-like, translating to MKFLIVFVALFAVALAAPPASDVQVLRSESEVGPESFSHALEQSDGTKIEAAGELKPVGEESAISVRGSFSYLDPEGLAHLVTYVADENGYQPISDDIPVAPVV from the exons ATGAAGTTCCTCATTGTCTTCGTTGCTCTTTTCGCCGTGGCTTTGGCTGCCCCACCTGCATCGGATGTGCAAGTCCTTCGCTCGGAATCCGAGGTTGGACCCGAAAGCTTTAGCCATGC CCTGGAACAAAGTGATGGAACCAAAATCGAGGCTGCAGGTGAACTTAAGCCAGTTGGAGAGGAATCTGCTATTTCCGTTAGGGGAAGCTTCTCATATCTGGACCCTGAGGGTCTAGCTCATTTGGTCACCTATGTTGCCGATGAAAATGGATACCAGCCAATTAGTGACGATATTCCCGTTGCCCCCGTTGTTTAA
- the LOC132793727 gene encoding uncharacterized protein LOC132793727, whose protein sequence is MDNCKPFVGGWKTKLKCVKYLMLLLVCAQWEAKNCASASYAPGTVLDIQLGDVVIEQFSYIPTRGGYEFGYTLPNGTHRDEVGELLHDRSANEDVQNANNFDRNARPSRRPGLKNRKLSPKSLSSLAG, encoded by the exons ATGGACAACTGCAAGCCATTTGTGGGAGGCTggaaaactaaactaaaatgtGTGAAGTATCTAATGTTGTTACTAGTATGTGCTCAGTGGGAGGCAAAGAATTGTGCTTCAGCCTCATATGCACCTGGCACAGTACTGGACATCCAACTGGGAGATGTGGTGATTGAGCAATTCAGCTACATACCAACGCGTGGAGGCTACGAGTTTGG TTATACCTTGCCCAATGGCACACATCGCGATGAGGTGGGAGAGTTGCTTCATGACAGATCTGCGAATGAGGAcgtgcaaaatgcaaataactTTGATCGCAATGCTCGACCCTCGCGTCGTCCGGGCCTTAAAAATCGTAAACTCTCACCAAAATCCCTTTCTTCGTTGGCTGGTTGA
- the LOC132792889 gene encoding larval cuticle protein 65Ag1 translates to MKVLPQILLLVSVFLLPVILASPLPEERKHSRHFDFEMDNGYKRSEDVSYNVTVTTDGNTTEEPQTTKPIEIRGGYSYISDDGYEYQVFYKANKKRFPALCDSA, encoded by the exons ATGAAAGTC TTGCCACAAATTCTCCTGTTAGTCTCAGTATTCTTACTGCCTGTAATATTGGCATCACCTTTACCGGAGGAGCGAAAACATTCCCGACACTTTGA TTTTGAGATGGACAATGGTTATAAGAGATCAGAGGATGTCAGCTACAACGTTACAGTGACAACTGATGGAAATACGACCGAGGAGCCACAAACAACGAAGCCAATTGAGATTCGAGGTGGTTACAGTTATATATCCGACGATGGCTATGAGTATCAGGTCTTTTATAAGGCGAATAAAAAAAGGTTTCCAGCCTTATGTGACAGCGCATAA
- the LOC132788299 gene encoding pupal cuticle protein 20, translated as MSGATLTPLIMLISLAVVTAQPAGYPSARPPATYLPAKPPAPPPPKPPPKPAPPSNSYGPPKNGKPPPAPPRDSYGPPPSNGNQNYLPPSNGRGSNGGGAGGNGGGQDIPIIKLESKINADGSYKYEYETGNGIKAEEMGYLKNAGVEGAEALTVEGSFSYSSPEGEQISLTYIADENGFQPQGDHLPTPPPIPIEIQEALDKIAAGGGCHGCDDNESGGGAGGGGNNGGYVYR; from the exons ATGAGTGGGGCAACATTAACACCGCTTATTATGCTCATCTCTTTGGCTGTTGTTACTGCACAGCCAGCAGGCTATCCAAGCGCTCGTCCCCCAGCCACGTATTTGCCGGCCAAGCCACCAGCACCACCGCCACCGAAGCCACCACCAAAGCCAGCACCACCCAGCAACAGTTATGGTCCACCCAAGAACGGCAAACCACCG CCGGCTCCTCCTCGTGACAGCTATGGACCACCGCCCAGCAATGGCAATCAAAACTACTTGCCGCCCTCTAACGGAAGAGGAAGCAATGGAGGTGGTGCCGGGGGTAATGGTGGTGGACAGGATATACCCATTATAAAGCTGGAGTCGAAAATCAACGCTGATGGCTCCTACAAG TACGAATACGAAACAGGAAATGGCATCAAGGCAGAGGAGATGGGATATCTGAAGAATGCCGGCGTGGAAGGTGCCGAGGCGCTAACCGTTGAGGGCTCCTTCTCCTACAGCAGTCCCGAAGGCGAGCAGATATCGTTGACCTACATTGCCGACGAGAATGGATTCCAGCCGCAAGGCGATCATCTGCCCACACCGCCGCCAATTCCAATTGAGATTCAGGAGGCACTGGACAAAATTGCAGCTGGTGGCGGCTGTCATGGTTGCGATGACAACGAATCTGGCGGCGGCGCCGGAGGCGGTGGCAACAATGGAGGCTACGTCTATCGCTGA
- the LOC132788300 gene encoding zinc finger protein 64, giving the protein MHTTAQLDNHELDESPAQAQAQAQKRSNSGMIFRIEQLLPGSVTSAPATTTATTTATTTTTATYESREPAAKRMRSNLRPGVYTAQYTPKDTCSNGVATVSLLSCMATPTPSDVHAHCELLNGELAVSATLLRQIKLSEDIYSFNALFELHAGQLRIRLVRDVARDDEIVAWFGEELVLLMSIPFLTPLNIQGNNRYTCHLCHLTFETPHPLKIHLALSCGRSVMDLLWMRLHYALKSATRSAATPTTLTLSPPPATSTSTSSASPTRTPPPPPTTLSAPTRFSAFRPMSSLPSLSLPMASTQATASATLSYLPSISMAAPLAGHPMNAAAQIEAIVSNMGASKQGHLCIYCGKVYSRKYGLKIHIRTHTGFKPLKCKFCLRPFGDPSNLNKHVRLHLQTQPSGSGEMDINVDDEPEPGFQCQLCHKTLARARDLQRHMETRHGGTSTHSTSSTATATTATGNQS; this is encoded by the exons ATGCACACCACAGCTCAATTGGATAACCACGAGTTGGATGAATCGCCAGCCCAAGCGCAAGCGCAGGCACAGAAACGCTCCAACTCCGGCATGATCTTTCGCATCGAGCAGTTGCTGCCGGGCAGCGTGACCTCAGCGCCAGCCACAACGACAGCcactacaacagcaaccacaacgacgacagcaacaTATGAGAGCAGGGAACCAGCTGCCAAGCGTATGCGCTCCAATCTTCGACCCGGTGTTTACACCGCCCAATACACGCCAAAGGACACGTGCTCGAATGGCGTGGCAACAGTCAGTTTGCTCAGTTGCatggccacgcccacgcccagcGATGTGCACGCCCACTGCGAGCTGTTGAACGGTGAACTGGCCGTGTCGGCAACGCTTCTCAGGCAGATCAAACTCTCCGAGGACATATACAGCTTCAATGCGTTGTTCGAGCTGCACGCGGGtcaattgcgcatacgcctaGTGCGCGATGTGGCACGTGACGATGAAATTGTCGCCTGGTTCGGCGAAGAGCTTGTGCTGCTTATGAGCATTCCCTTTCTCACGCCATTGAACATACAAG GCAACAATCGCTACACTTGCCACTTGTGTCATCTCACCTTTGAGACGCCGCATCCATTGAAGATACATTTAGCTCTCAGTTGTGGTCGCAGTGTAATGGACTTGCTCTGGATGCGATTGCATTACGCGCTTAAGTCAGCCACACGTTCAgcagccacgcccaccacTTTAACTCTATCGCCTCCGCCTGCAACTTCCACATCCACCTCTTCGGCATCCCCCACACGCACGCCACCTCCGCCTCCAACAACACTGTCAGCACCTACACGCTTCTCCGCCTTTCGACCCATGAGCTCGTTGCCTTCATTATCACTGCCGATGGCCAGCACTCAAGCCACAGCCTCTGCCACACTCTCCTATCTGCCCTCCATTTCCATGGCAGCTCCACTAGCTGGGCATCCGATGAATGCGGCCGCGCAGATCGAGGCAATTGTCAGCAATATGGGTGCCTCCAAGCAGGGTCATCTGTGCATCTACTGCGGCAAGGTTTATTCCCGAAAGTATGGCCTCAAGATTCACATACGCACTCACACAGGTTTCAAGCCACTCAAGTGCAAGTTCTGCCTGCGTCCCTTCGGTGATCCCAGCAATCTGAACAAACATGTGCGCTTACATCTACAAACTCAGCCCTCGGGCAGTGGTGAAATGGATATCAATGTCGATGACGAGCCAGAGCCCGGTTTCCAGTGTCAATTGTGCCACAAAACATTGGCACGTGCGAGAGATTTGCAGCGGCATATGGAAACGAGACATGGCGGCACTTCAACGCATTCAACTAGCAGCACAGCGAcggcaacgacagcaacaggcAATCAGAGCTGA